The following coding sequences are from one Bombus terrestris chromosome 14, iyBomTerr1.2, whole genome shotgun sequence window:
- the LOC100649031 gene encoding facilitated trehalose transporter Tret1 → MDPYSLSVEREASKNIEENERERFKDAIVSSRSLNKGFVEPTTIKNAIHEIASCIIAASFHISVGLAMAYSAILIPHLEAEDAELHATREQTSWIASVVVVSTPLGALLGGFLMETVGRLRTLQFGSVPFIAGWILIALSTNIPMILVGRLLSGLATALATSPAIVYITEVARPELRGSMISFGPTLASFGMVLSYLKGAYIHWRLVAWLGIIYAVVPIILVQLFVPESPVWLVSKGRLDDAKKSLEWLYKHEAKQGKVSAAEAQFNTIVKENEIKLSEQRKSKHGGVSTKLRGFLKPTGWKPLTILFLFFSFQQFSGIYITLFYAVTWFQEVGSGVDAYIASILVGVTRFLCSMVNTWLLRRYKRRLLCIISSLGMAFCMTVSGYYTYLIKNGDRSGYWVPVVCLLLYVCTSMVGMLTIPWTMTAELFPTDIRGIAHSISYSIANLLMFAALQSYRSLQSFLGGSHAVQWFFAGVSIMAVVFVWLLLPETHGKKLSEIEEYFQNHFLAVGAEAKTKKRRAQRKQQRIDKSATEPLNPKTIQNV, encoded by the exons ATGGATCCTTATTCGCTGAG TGTGGAGCGCGAGGCATCGAAGAACATCgaggagaacgagagagaacGTTTCAAAGACGCGATCGTATCGAGCAGAAGTCTGAACAAAGGCTTCGTCGAGCCTACTACCATTAAAAATGCCATACACGAG ATCGCTTCCTGTATCATTGCCGCGTCTTTCCATATATCGGTAGGACTAGCCATGGCTTATTCGGCTATTTTGATCCCCCACCTTGAGGCCGAGGACGCGGAATTGCACGCAACGCGAGAACAGACATCCTGGATCG CCAGCGTGGTGGTAGTCAGCACACCTTTGGGTGCCTTGTTAGGAGGATTTCTAATGGAGACGGTGGGAAGATTGCGGACCCTTCAATTCGGCTCCGTCCCCTTCATCGCAGGCTGGATTCTCATAGCGCTGTCGACCAATATCCCGATGATTTTAGTCGGTCGATTGTTGTCCGGGCTAGCCACGGCTCTCGCAACTTCACCAGCTATCGTCTACATCACCGAAGTCGCAAGACCAGAACTTAGAGGATCGATGATATCTTTCGGTCCAACTTTGGCCTCGTTTGGCATGGTGCTTTCGTACTTGAAGGGTGCATACATTCATTGGAGACTGGTGGCCTGGCTGGGCATAATTTATGCCGTCGTGCCAATCATTTTGGTGCAACTGTTCGTCCCGGAATCGCCTGTATGGCTCGTCTCTAAGGGACGATTGGACGATGCGAAGAAATCGTTGGAATG GCTGTACAAGCACGAGGCGAAGCAAGGCAAGGTGTCCGCCGCGGAGGCACAGTTCAATACGATCGTGAAGGAGAACGAGATTAAATTGAGCGAACAAAGAAAGAGCAAACACGGCGGTGTCTCCACTAAACTCAGGGGATTCTTGAAGCCCACAGGATGGAAACCACTAACGAtactcttcctcttcttctccttccaACAGTTTTCCGGCATCTATATCACTCTCTTCTACGCTGTCACCTGGTTCCAA GAAGTCGGTTCCGGCGTGGATGCATACATAGCCTCGATTCTAGTTGGTGTAACTCGTTTCCTGTGTTCGATGGTGAATACTTGGCTGCTAAGGCGGTACAAGAGGCGGCTCCTCTGTATAATCTCGTCTTTGGGAATGGCCTTTTGCATGACCGTTTCCGGTTACTACACCTATCTTATTAAGAACGGCGATCGTTCTGGATACTGG GTTCCTGTTGTATGTCTGTTACTTTACGTTTGCACGTCTATGGTCGGTATGTTGACTATTCCTTGGACCATGACGGCCGAATTATTCCCTACCGACATCCGAGGAATCGCCCATTCCATCAGTTATTCCATAGCCAACTTGCTGATGTTCGCTGCTCTGCAAAGTTACAGAAGCTTACAAAGCTTCCTTGGTG GATCCCATGCCGTGCAATGGTTCTTCGCTGGTGTTTCCATAATGGCCGTGGTGTTCGTGTGGCTATTGCTTCCAGAGACTCACGGCAAGAAGCTTTCGGAGATCGAGGAGTATTTCCAGAATCATTTCCTAGCAGTGGGTGCCGAGGCGAAAACGAAGAAACGGCGAGCACAGAGAAAGCAACAGCGTATCGACAAATCCGCCACGGAACCGTTGAACCCGAAAACCATACAAAACGTGTAG